The Malassezia restricta chromosome VI, complete sequence genome segment acgacgacttgcaGGTCGAGCAGGATTTGCTGGGCGACACGGCCGATCCCTCGCGAGCGGACATGGGCAagcatgcagcgccaccgcccTCTACCACCACGTACAGCACACGCGTTCGCAAACGCTCTCGCGTTGTGGCAGCGTCATCTTCAcccgcatcgtcgcccGAGCTCCCGGCCCATACCCCACGTTCCCATCGTGCCGAGGAGGACGAAAGCGTATCCGATGCAGAGCGAGACAAGAGCCGGCGACGTACGACGCAGCTGTTGCTCATGCTACATAATCAGGTGTCAAATCACACACACGCGAACTTGTTTGATCAGCCCATCAAGGAGATGGATGCACCCAACTACTATACCGTCATCAAGCAGCCCATGGACTTGAAGCTCAtgaagcagcgcatcaaggaGGGTGCGATAACGTCGTCTATGGATTTGCGGCGTGCTTTTTCGCTCATGTTCGCCAATGCGCTCATGTATAATCATCCTGGCACGGAAGTGCACCGCATGGCCAACGAGATGCGTGTGGCCACCGACGAGATCCTGGACGAGTTTGACCGAACGCCGTTAGGCTCGTAGCGAGCGATGGAGGCTTTGTAATGTTCATAGCAGAGGTGGTTGGGTATTCGGCCGAATCGGCGCATCCGCCGGGAACAGCGGCCGTCAGGGGGCCGTTTTTCTTCCCTATCGTTCATTGCTCGTGGATGGCAAGGATGCTGTCGAGCACATGGCACATGGCGAGCATGCGTGCGTTGCGTAGCGCTGTGCGTCCGAGCGTGAAGCTGGCGCACCGTGGCTCGATGGCGCTGTCGCGCCGGATGTACGCCTCTGAATCGACTGAGAAGGTGGGCAACCCAACCCACTCGGCCACCACGGTGGAAGATTTGCAGGGCATGGATGCCGCGACGTTGTTGCGGGAAGAGGGTACGCAGAATGACTCGAATTTGCGTCACTTTACGGTCAACTTTGGTCCGCAGCACCCGGCCGCGCACGGTGTGCTGCGTCTGATTATGGAGCTGAACGGTGAAGAGATTCTTCGTGTGGATGTACGTATGCCATTTTGCTAACCACGCTAGCCACATGTGGGTCTGCTGCACCGTGGTACGGAAAAGCTCATTGAGTACAAGACGTaccagcaggcgctccCATACTTTGACCGATTGGACTACAGTTCCATGATGACCAATGAGCTGTGTTTCTCACGCGCCGTGGAGAAGCTGCTCAACATTGAGGTGcctgagcgtgccaagtgGATCCGTACGCTGTACGGTGAGCTTACGCGTATCTCGAACCACTGCATGGCCGTGCTCTCGCACATTATGGATGTGGGTGGTCTGACGCCCTTCGTGTGGGGTCTGGAGGAGCGTGAAAAGATCATGGAGTTTTACGAGCGTGTCTCTGGTGCTCGTATGCACGCTGCGTATGTGCGTCCTGGTGGTGTGACGTACGACCTGCCGCCCGGCCTGCTGGACGACATTTACGCATGGGCGACGCAGTTTGCTGGCCGTGTGGACGAAATTGAGGAGCTGGTGACGGCGAACCGTGTGTGGCGTGAGCGTACCATCGGCATTGGCACTGTGACGGCGCAGGAGGCCATCAACTATGGCTTTAGCGGTGtgatgctgcgcggcaGTGGTGTGCCGTGGGATATCCGCAAGGTCGCGCCGTACGATGCATACGACCAGGTCGAGTTTGACGTGCCTGTGGGCAAGAATGGCGACTGCTATGACCGGTACTTGTGCCGTATTGAGGAGTTCCGCCAGTCGCTGCGCATTATTCACCAGTGCCTGAACAAGATGCCGGCGGGTCAAATCAAGGTCGACGACCACAAGAttgcgccgccgtcgcgtGCGATGATGAAGGACAGCATGGAGAGTCTGATCCACCACTTTAAGCTGTTTTCGGAGGGCTTTGCCGTGCCGCCTGGCGAGACGTACAGCGCCATTGAGGCGCCCAAGGGCGAGATGGGTGTCTACCTCGTGTCGGACGGCTCGAACCGCCCGTACCGCTGCTCCATCTCTGCGCCGGGTTTCCGTCACCTGGCCGGTGCTGACTTTGTCGCACGCCACCACTACCTGCCTGATATGGTGGCCATCATCGGCACGATGGACCTGGTGTTCGGTGAGGTCGATAGGTAGTTTTTTCTGCCTTGACTATAGCAATTTGGCGTCCATACCAAGACCGTCTGCGTCGTCCGAGTATCCCCCCTGGCTCACGATGCGGaacgtgcgccgcgcgcggtAAATGGCGCCGTCGATGAGACCCGCGACGGTCACGATACCACCGATGAGGGCAAACAGATTGGACACGAGGTGCCACACCGAGTGGTGCCATTCGGTCTGGACGACCCGCAGGGGCGAGATCTCGTAGTTGAAAAACACACCGGGGATGCCCTCGATGCTGCGCACGATATGACCGGACCGCTCCCCGCGATCATAGTCGTCGAGGTCGCGATCGTACGACGTCGCGCTGTACTGGTACGTGCTCATCTGCCGACCATTCAGCTTGTGTACCTCTACAGGCACGACTTTGAGGAAGTATTGAAACATGACGTCGCTGTTATCCGTCTTGCCGACGTGGTTTtccagcgcgtcgacgatgccgagctggcGCTTGAGCGGGCCCCAGCGCTTGCCGCGGGacgtgcgctcgatcgcGAATTCGTCGTGCATGCCGAAGCTCAAGCGGTGGATCTTGTGCCCAAAGTGGTGCACGCtctcgccgacgccgtgcaAGTACGGCACGAGATCGTGTGTATGAATGTCGTTGCGCTGGAAGGTGCGGCCTGGGCTGAAGTGCAGGTTGCCCACGACCTTGTTCACACGCACCTCGCCGGCGATGTTGCAGCCCTCGTGGTTCTGCTCGCGCACATGTTCGGACCAGTGCTCTTGCCGGCACTGCTCAATGTCGTCGGGAGACGTGAAGGACCAGTTTTGCATGAGGTAGGCTTCACGCACTTCGTCACACGTGTTACAGCAGCCGCTCTCGGGCGGCTCGGCACCGTAACAGTCACCACAGTAGTCCGGACCGCGCTCTGCGACAATCTGCTTGGCCTCACTCTCGAGCGCGCGGATAATGTCCTGCGACACGGGCCGGCCCTGTTCGTCcagacgacgacgctcgaTATCGTGGTGCACGTCGACCTGGTTTTCGCCCACGACGTCCACAACGTCCAGCGAAAGCAGGTAGCATGGGATGCGAGGGAACGTCACGTTGAACTGCACGGCGAGACGCTCGCCACGTCCGAGATCGACCTCGAGACGCGGACTGGTCTGCACCCGGCGATAGTCGAGGATTTCGCTCACGATCAGCACCAAGATCAGCAGACCACTGGCCAGCGTAATCAGCGCACCGGCATTCGTGCGAATGCGCACGTCTTCCGACATGCGCCCGAACGCATCGATCCCGCGCAGCTGCCCAAACAGTCCGCCAGGTCCCATCCCGTTCGTCGGCAGGAGGCGTACCGCCCAGCCCCCCGCCCAGGCCCGTCTagatcacgtgacacagtacgcgcgtcggcggcgtgtGCCTCGATGAGCCTGTGGCACGCCGACGATTGTCGCAGAcgtgggccatgcgcccGCTCACGAAGGACGTACCATCCACGCCTGTGTGGCGAGCACCGTCGCCATCGCTCTCGTCCACTTCTTCACAGGAGGGCGCTCTGTGCATGTCCCCCCTTCCGCGCCCTTTGTACCATGGCGGCATGTTGACTGGAtccacgtcgtcgacctcCTCCTCCGTGGCGGTCACGAGTACCGCCATCCTCCACGACTTGCTCTTGACGTACTCGCTCCTCGAGGCTGAGCCTTTCGAGCTCCTTTCGCTTGAGCGCGTCGCTGAACTGCGCCAAGAGCAGCATAGACTCACGGCCTCGCTCCAGGATGTGCAAGAGCGCATTTCCCTCGAAAAAAagatgcgcggcgccacgcaTCGACTTCATACATCGGGGCAGAACGCACCCTCTGCTCCGACGCTCGTACGTCGTGAGGATGTGACGATGGCCATGGAGCGCACGGACGAGGTCATGCAGCAGTACATGCAAGTGTCGGATGCCCTCTGCGACGTCCAGCGCCAGCTGCTGTCGCATCATATTGCCGTGCTTCGTGACCATATCCAGTCTGAGCACCACGCGGCGTCGGAGAGCAGCTCGGTCCATGCGTTTGTCACACCCAGGCGCAcgacctcgtcgacgatgccgctGACCCCGCGGCGATGCCGCGACCGACCGACCGCGTCCCccacggcgcgcagcgcgaggctcgatgcgctgctgatgcATGAACAGGACGCCTCTCCGAGTCCACAGCGGCGCAATttgcagcggcgcctgagCCAGCTGTGTGCGGAGCATACCACGCTGCAAGACTGGTGGATGGCCGAGAAGCCGACGCATCGCGTACTACGCGACTATATCCGCGACATGCAGCAGATGCAATCTTCGTTGAAAGAGCTGCAGCTCTCTGTAGCAGCGCCGGACGCCGATCCTACGAAGGATCCTGCGTGGGAGCCATGTATGCAGGAAGCGCAGcggctccagcgcctgTTGCAAGAAGTGCAGTCTCGGCATGAGGCGGACGCGACACCGGCGCAGGAGTCTGCctcgccgcgcgcgcgggAGCGAGGCGTGAGCGCCGAGCCACAGCCGCGCACCGAGCTGCGTGGGCCTGCGCAGGACGGCGCGGGGCCGGCTACGGAGGATcagctgcgtgcgttgGAAGAGCGTCATGCGCAGGCACTtcaagacgcgcacgaccaGATTCAATCGCTCCAAGACGAGCGCCAAAAGGTGTGGGAGGATGCCAAGGTGCGGATTCGATCTCTTCAAGACAAGCTCGACCAAGCCCTGCAAGCAGCCGAGGACCCCCCGTCCTCTCTGTCCGAGCGTCAGGATGGGCTAGCGGCGGAGAATtccgcgccgtcgctccGCGAGCGGGAGGCAAgtgagccgccgcctgcgagCGCATCGGCCTGGCCGGCGGATGATGTGCCGCGTGATGCGTCGGACGCGGACCCAGAGAGGGACATTGACAGGCGTCTCGCGGCCCTGCAGGCAGAGCAcgcagcgcaagaagccgcgcatgcacagACGCGTGCGTCTTTGGAAGCGCGTATTGCGCAGCTTGAGTCTATGGTGGAGAACGAGGCgcgccaagctgctgcgccaccgacgctcTCGAGCCGTTGGCACCAAATGCTGCGCGGCAGTGAGCCGGCTATGACGCGTGATGTGTCTGCGAGTTCGAAGGATCGTTCTCCTTCGCGGGACATGgatgagctgcgcgcgcagcttgctatggagcgcgagcaaAAGGACACGGTCGCCAAGCGTCTGGAAGATGTGATGCTCTTGTACCGCTCGGTCGTGGATCATCTCGGgccatcgagcgcctcggacgAGAGTGGTGCGCGGATGGATACGCCCGTGGCGGATGACGCAGCGCCCtcggacgatgcgctgatCTTGCGCACGCCGGATACACtgacgcccacgacgccgcagGTGCCCGAGACGCCGCTTCGACTCACGCGTCTGGAGACGTACTTGGATGCGAACCAGACGCCGACGCATCGCAgtgagcggcgcacggctgtcgaggcgcgtgtgcgcctTCTTGAGGTGCAGGTGGAGCAGCACAAGCGGGCGGCCGAGCAAGCTCGTGCGGCGTACGAGCAGTTCAAGGCGCGGCATGAGGCGGATAGGGCGAGTACCGCGCATGAGCGCgatgtcgtgcagctgtGGACGCAGGCGTGGCGCACGTTGTGTGAgcggctgcagcggcagcatGAGTTTTGTATGCGTGTGCTCGGCAAGGACGATGGCCGTGAGGAGATGGATGGCCTGCTGGACCAGATCAAGGCGGCGTCTTCCCGCGGTGCTGTGACGCCCACGAGTGCTGCGCGGGATGACTCTCTGCAGCAAGAAGCGTCGCGGCTGCTGGGccagctggaagagcacATGGGCGATATGGCCGAGGGATTCGCGCGTGCCGGCTCGAGTGAGCTGGGTGACAATGTGATTGCGCAGCTGGAAGACAGGATCGAGGATCTGGAGGAGCAGCTGGCGGCGCGGTCGGCGACGTCGGTGCCGGCCGTGGTGCCCAAGCCGTCCGAGTCGGATGAGATGAGTGTGTATGCGCTtgtgctcgtgcatgcgctgctgcctgAGGATGACGTGttggcgcgcagcatgtcgctatcgctcgatgcgctgcgtgcgctctTTGCGCCGCCTGAGCCCACGGAGGATACCCTGTCAGCGGCCCtgccgcctgtgccggGGCTGCTGGCTGCGCGGGATCTGCTGGATGTGACGCcgcgtgcgacgtcgcCGGTGTTGGCCGAGCGTGTCCGGCGCTTGCTGGATAGTGTGCTACGGGAGGGGACAACGCACCATGcggtcgcgacgctcgcaGCGCAGGTCAtgacgcgcgtcgtcggtACGCTCGACGCGAGTCATATGGTCACGGAGCGAGCGATGGTGCTGGAAGAGACGGTGCGTGGGTATACAGATACGTCGGCGTCCGACGCGCCCTCTATAGACCTGTGGCCTTAGACTTCCCAATCGTCCTCGAGCGGCTCGTACTGCGGTCCTGTGTGCACGCTGGACGGCCGGACAAAGCCGCCGTGCCGTGGGCGCGTCGTAAAGTACCGCGTGCCTTGGACGCTCCCGTCGTTCTTGCCGACAGGCTCGTCGAACTCGATGCCGACCCACGTCCCTGCGGCGAACGAGGTGGggccgacgaagcgcacggTCCCACGCCGCTCAAAGCCGTCGCCCGTGTCGACcatgccacgcacaccgACGTCGGGGCACGGCGCGGACGGCCGCGGGGGTGGCGGGCCGAAGCGCCCGAGATGGTGCCGCTTCTTAAAGGCACGCACCGagtcgtcgcgcgccgcgtacTGGTCGTCCGTGAGCTCAAACTTGGTCACTTGCTCTTCCTCGCCCAgcgtcgagccacgcgcgtcgaggacacgcagcgtgtgccccggcgcgaggcgatggatcgtctcgagcggcgcgccatcaAGTTccaggcgctgtgcctcaGGCGGAATGCCCGTGATGCGCTCCagccgcagctgcagctcgtcccaCGTATCGACGGCCAGGCGgtgctcgccacgcacccGGACActcggcgcctcgacgtgGAGGGACATGACGAACGACCGGTTGCCTCCACGCCGAGATGCCGTCGGaggccgcgctgcagctggtCCAGGAGGCCAAGCTGAGCCAGACGACGGGCTCGTTGCGGGCGTACCATACGGAGCGCGTGCGACATGTGATGCTAGagacgcggcagctgcatgcGGAGCTGGCGCCGATGGCCGAGTTGGCGCGAGCGGAGCAGGCATCCGGTCAGGCGCGTCCGAATGCCGCGCTGGCCGCACGCCTGGTGGCGTACCACCTGCAGGCGTACCGGAACAAGCGCTGTCTGCTTGCGTACcaccgccagcgcctcgactggctgcgtgcgcgcgtATGGGACAAGGCGGGGTCGTTATCGCTCGTCCTGGACGAGGGGCCAGAGGGgatgcgcgcgtcgc includes the following:
- a CDS encoding Bromodomain associated protein is translated as MERQPAPAAWPLREQLLLAQIVHQDGHVPPNWASVSTHITSHPCVKETPRARSADTCERVWTALMQTHVPSDAVRTDRGAQLALAQRLYAARLEELVSDIAAEDKAFHELHEKIEGLRAGRYDDELQKHVQVKAPSEPAKTEAASTEPVVSDVAETEEEAPDDDDDLQVEQDLLGDTADPSRADMGKHAAPPPSTTTYSTRVRKRSRVVAASSSPASSPELPAHTPRSHRAEEDESVSDAERDKSRRRTTQLLLMLHNQVSNHTHANLFDQPIKEMDAPNYYTVIKQPMDLKLMKQRIKEGAITSSMDLRRAFSLMFANALMYNHPGTEVHRMANEMRVATDEILDEFDRTPLGS
- a CDS encoding NADH dehydrogenase (ubiquinone) Fe-S protein 2 — translated: MARMLSSTWHMASMRALRSAVRPSVKLAHRGSMALSRRMYASESTEKVGNPTHSATTVEDLQGMDAATLLREEGTQNDSNLRHFTVNFGPQHPAAHGVLRLIMELNGEEILRVDPHVGLLHRGTEKLIEYKTYQQALPYFDRLDYSSMMTNELCFSRAVEKLLNIEVPERAKWIRTLYGELTRISNHCMAVLSHIMDVGGLTPFVWGLEEREKIMEFYERVSGARMHAAYVRPGGVTYDLPPGLLDDIYAWATQFAGRVDEIEELVTANRVWRERTIGIGTVTAQEAINYGFSGVMLRGSGVPWDIRKVAPYDAYDQVEFDVPVGKNGDCYDRYLCRIEEFRQSLRIIHQCLNKMPAGQIKVDDHKIAPPSRAMMKDSMESLIHHFKLFSEGFAVPPGETYSAIEAPKGEMGVYLVSDGSNRPYRCSISAPGFRHLAGADFVARHHYLPDMVAIIGTMDLVFGEVDR
- a CDS encoding endoplasmic reticulum-golgi intermediate compartment protein 3, whose translation is MGPGGLFGQLRGIDAFGRMSEDVRIRTNAGALITLASGLLILVLIVSEILDYRRVQTSPRLEVDLGRGERLAVQFNVTFPRIPCYLLSLDVVDVVGENQVDVHHDIERRRLDEQGRPVSQDIIRALESEAKQIVAERGPDYCGDCYGAEPPESGCCNTCDEVREAYLMQNWSFTSPDDIEQCRQEHWSEHVREQNHEGCNIAGEVRVNKVVGNLHFSPGRTFQRNDIHTHDLVPYLHGVGESVHHFGHKIHRLSFGMHDEFAIERTSRGKRWGPLKRQLGIVDALENHVGKTDNSDVMFQYFLKVVPVEVHKLNGRQMSTYQYSATSYDRDLDDYDRGERSGHIVRSIEGIPGVFFNYEISPLRVVQTEWHHSVWHLVSNLFALIGGIVTVAGLIDGAIYRARRTFRIVSQGGYSDDADGLGMDAKLL
- a CDS encoding response regulator receiver domain protein — translated: MRPLTKDVPSTPVWRAPSPSLSSTSSQEGALCMSPLPRPLYHGGMLTGSTSSTSSSVAVTSTAILHDLLLTYSLLEAEPFELLSLERVAELRQEQHRLTASLQDVQERISLEKKMRGATHRLHTSGQNAPSAPTLVRREDVTMAMERTDEVMQQYMQVSDALCDVQRQLLSHHIAVLRDHIQSEHHAASESSSVHAFVTPRRTTSSTMPLTPRRCRDRPTASPTARSARLDALLMHEQDASPSPQRRNLQRRLSQLCAEHTTLQDWWMAEKPTHRVLRDYIRDMQQMQSSLKELQLSVAAPDADPTKDPAWEPCMQEAQRLQRLLQEVQSRHEADATPAQESASPRARERGVSAEPQPRTELRGPAQDGAGPATEDQLRALEERHAQALQDAHDQIQSLQDERQKVWEDAKVRIRSLQDKLDQALQAAEDPPSSLSERQDGLAAENSAPSLREREASEPPPASASAWPADDVPRDASDADPERDIDRRLAALQAEHAAQEAAHAQTRASLEARIAQLESMVENEARQAAAPPTLSSRWHQMLRGSEPAMTRDVSASSKDRSPSRDMDELRAQLAMEREQKDTVAKRLEDVMLLYRSVVDHLGPSSASDESGARMDTPVADDAAPSDDALILRTPDTLTPTTPQVPETPLRLTRLETYLDANQTPTHRSERRTAVEARVRLLEVQVEQHKRAAEQARAAYEQFKARHEADRASTAHERDVVQLWTQAWRTLCERLQRQHEFCMRVLGKDDGREEMDGLLDQIKAASSRGAVTPTSAARDDSLQQEASRLLGQLEEHMGDMAEGFARAGSSELGDNVIAQLEDRIEDLEEQLAARSATSVPAVVPKPSESDEMSVYALVLVHALLPEDDVLARSMSLSLDALRALFAPPEPTEDTLSAALPPVPGLLAARDLLDVTPRATSPVLAERVRRLLDSVLREGTTHHAVATLAAQVMTRVVGTLDASHMVTERAMVLEETVRGYTDTSASDAPSIDLWP
- a CDS encoding tubulin-specific chaperone B, which encodes MSLHVEAPSVRVRGEHRLAVDTWDELQLRLERITGIPPEAQRLELDGAPLETIHRLAPGHTLRVLDARGSTLGEEEQVTKFELTDDQYAARDDSVRAFKKRHHLGRFGPPPPRPSAPCPDVGVRGMVDTGDGFERRGTVRFVGPTSFAAGTWVGIEFDEPVGKNDGSVQGTRYFTTRPRHGGFVRPSSVHTGPQYEPLEDDWEV
- a CDS encoding GINS complex subunit 1, with protein sequence MPSEAALQLVQEAKLSQTTGSLRAYHTERVRHVMLETRQLHAELAPMAELARAEQASGQARPNAALAARLVAYHLQAYRNKRCLLAYHRQRLDWLRARVWDKAGSLSLVLDEGPEGMRASLRTLLDPTEFEWLRSYAALVALYKDAFLDVLDVTWPITQGISPAHAREALGSDFRAHASSVAPNAIRPPEDVMLSVLVTRNVSHVETERGTMHLRAGERLHVRRDEVEGLLLRGWLRETD